In Castor canadensis chromosome 11, mCasCan1.hap1v2, whole genome shotgun sequence, a single genomic region encodes these proteins:
- the Notum gene encoding palmitoleoyl-protein carboxylesterase NOTUM — protein MGREVRMLLLLLGLLHWVGGGEGRKTWRRRGQQPPPPPPPPPPPPQRAEAAPAAGQPVESFPLDFTAVEGNMDSFMAQVKSLAQSLYPCSAQQLNEDLRLHLLLNTSVTCNDGSPAGYYLKESKGSRRWLLFLEGGWYCFSRENCDSRYNSMRRLMSSKDWPRTRTGSGILSSQPEENPHWWNANMVFIPYCSSDVWSGASSKPEKNEYAFMGALIIQEVVRELLGKGLSGAKVLLLAGSSAGGTGVLLNVDRVAEQLEDLGYPAIQVRGLVDSGWFLDNKQYRGTDCVDTITCAPTEAIRRGIRYWNGIVPERCRRQFKEGKEWNCFFGYKVYPTLRCPVFVVQWLFDEAQMTVDNVHLTGQPVQEGQWLYIQNLGRELRSTLKDVPASFAPACLSHEIIIRSHWTDIQVKGTSLPRALHCWDRSLHDSHKASKTPLKGCPFHLVDSCPWPHCNPSCPTIRDQFTGQEMNVAQFLMHMGFDVQTVAQQQGLEPSRLLGMLSSGS, from the exons ATGGGTCGAGAGGTGCgcatgctgctgctgctgttagGCCTGCTGCACTGGGTCGGGGGTGGCGAGGGCAGGAAGACCTGGAGGCGCCGCGGCCAGCAgccgcccccgccgccgcccccgccaCCGCCCCCCCCGCAGCGGGCCGAGGCGGCGCCGGCCGCCGGACAGCCGGTGGAGAGCTTCCCGCTGGACTTCACAGCCGTGGAAGGCAACATGGACAGCTTTATGGCGCAGGTCAAGAGCCTGGCGCAGTCCCTCTACCCTTGCTCCGCGCAGCAGCTCAACGAGGATCTGCGCCTGCACCTCCTGCTCAACACGTCCGTGACCTGCAACGACGGCAGCCCCGCCGG CTACTACCTGAAAGAGTCCAAGGGCAGTCGACGGTGGCTACTGTTTTTGGAAG GCGGCTGGTACTGCTTTAGCCGGGAGAACTGCGATTCCAGATACAACTCCATGCGGCGCCTCATGAGCTCCAAAGACTGGCCGCGCACTCGCACAG GCAGTGGGATCCTGTCCTCCCAGCCAGAGGAGAACCCACACTGGTGGAACGCCAACATGGT TTTCATTCCTTACTGCTCCAGCGACGTTTGGAGTGGGGCTTCCTCCAAGCCTGAGAAGA ATGAGTATGCCTTCATGGGCGCCCTCATCATCCAGGAGGTGGTGCGAGAACTCCTGGGCAAAGGGCTGAGTGGGGCCAAAGTGCTGCTGCTGGCTGGGAGCAG TGCTGGAGGTACTGGGGTACTGTTGAATGTGGACCGAGTGGCCGAGCAGCTGGAGGACCTGGGCTACCCAGCCATTCAAGTGCGGGGTCTGGTTGACTCAGGCTGGTTCCTGGACAACAAGCAGTACCGTGGCACAGACTGCGTGGACACCATCACCTGTGCACCCACGGAGGCCATCCGTCGAGGCATCAG GTACTGGAATGGAATTGTCCCAGAGCGCTGTCGTCGCCAATTCAAGGAGGGCAAGGAATGGAACTGCTTCTTTGGCTACAAAGTGTACCCAACTCTGCGCT GTCCGGTGTTCGTGGTGCAGTGGCTGTTTGATGAGGCCCAGATGACTGTGGACAATGTACACCTCACAGGACAACCAGTGCAGGAGGGGCAGTGGCTGTACATTCAGAACCTGGGCCGTGAGCTGCGCAGCACGCTCAAAGATGTACC GGCCAGCTTTGCCCCTGCCTGCCTCTCCCACGAAATCATCATCCGGAG CCACTGGACAGACATCCAGGTGAAGGGGACCTCGCTGCCACGGGCACTGCACTGCTGGGACAGAAGCCTCCATGACAGCCACAAAGCCAGCAAAACCCCCTTGAAGGGATGTCCCTTCCACTTGGTGGACAGCTGCCCCTGGCCCCACTGCAACCCCTCATGCCCCACCATTCGGGACCAGTTCACAGGGCAAGAGATGAATGTGGCCCAGTTCCTCATGCACATGGGCTTCGATGTGCAGACGGTGGCCCAGCAGCAGGGACTGGAGCCCAGCAGGCTGCTAGGAATGCTGAGTAGTGGAAGCTAG
- the Myadml2 gene encoding myeloid-associated differentiation marker-like protein 2 — protein MGSTMEPPGGAYLHLGAVTSPVGTARVLQLAFGCTTFSLVAHRGGFAGVQGTFCMASWGFCFALSVLIVACEFTRLHGCLRLSWGNFTAAFAMLATLLCATAAVIYPLYFTRLECPPEPASCMARNFRLAASVFAGLLFLAYAAEVALTRARPGQVASYMATVSGLLKIVQAFVACIIFGALVYDSRYGRYVATQWCVAVYSLCFLATVAVVALSVMGHTGGLGCPFDRLVVVYTFLAVLLYLSAAVIWPVFCFDPKYGEPGRPLDCPRGSCPWDSQLVVAIFTYVNLLLYIIDLAYSQRIRFVPTL, from the coding sequence ATGGGCAGCACCATGGAGCCCCCAGGGGGCGCATACCTGCACTTGGGCGCTGTGACGTCACCGGTGGGCACAGCCCGTGTGTTGCAGCTGGCCTTTGGCTGCACTACCTTCAGCCTGGTTGCCCACCGGGGCGGTTTCGCAGGTGTCCAGGGCACCTTCTGCATGGCTTCCTGGGGTTTCTGCTTTGCTCTCTCCGTCTTGATAGTGGCCTGTGAGTTCACAAGACTCCACGGCTGCCTGCGCCTCTCCTGGGGCAACTTCACAGCGGCCTTTGCCATGCTGGCCACATTGCTGTGCGCCACAGCTGCTGTCATCTATCCACTGTACTTCACCCGGCTGGAGTGCCCACCCGAGCCTGCAAGCTGCATGGCCCGGAACTTCCGCCTGGCAGCCAGTGTCTTCGCTGGACTCCTCTTCCTGGCCTACGCTGCAGAGGTGGCCCTAACACGGGCCCGGCCCGGCCAGGTGGCCAGCTACATGGCCACAGTGTCGGGGCTTCTCAAGATTGTTCAGGCCTTTGTAGCCTGCATCATCTTTGGAGCACTAGTCTATGACAGCCGTTACGGACGCTATGTAGCCACCCAGTGGTGCGTGGCTGTTTACAGCTTATGCTTCTTGGCCACAGTGGCCGTGGTGGCCCTGAGTGTGATGGGTCACACAGGAGGCCTGGGCTGCCCATTCGACCGTCTGGTGGTGGTGTACACCTTCCTCGCTGTACTCCTGTACCTCAGCGCTGCTGTCATCTGGCCGGTCTTCTGTTTTGACCCCAAGTACGGGGAGCCTGGGCGGCCCCTCGACTGTCCCCGAGGCAGCTGTCCCTGGGATAGCCAGCTGGTGGTAGCCATTTTCACCTACGTCAACCTGCTTCTCTACATCATCGACCTTGCCTACTCCCAGAGGATTCGTTTTGTGCCCACCCTGTAG